Genomic DNA from Luteitalea sp.:
ATCCTCGGTGCTGAACGAGCCGCCGTCCCGAAAGTCGATGCTGAGCGCGGTGAAGTAGCCAGCGCTGACCCGAGTGATGCCTGCCTCTGCGGCCAATGCAGGCTCCCCAAGGCGTTCAAGGCGTGTAGGACCGACCTGCTGCAGCGGCCAAGCGTCGCTCAGCGCCACCAATCCGCCACTCGTGTGCTCGCCGAGCCGTCGAAGAAGACGCGTGTAGAACTCGGCGCGGCTGGCCGAATCGGGATAGGCGCGCGCACGTAGGCTGACGCTCGTCGCCAGCACGCCGGATGCGCGGAAACCGGGATCCGTGTAGAGCATCTGCACGGCGCTCTGAATCGTCAGCGCCGACCCGACGAGCAACGCGAGCGCCGCCGCGATCTCGCAGACAATGAGCAGGGAGCGCAGGCCGCGCGTTGCGCGGCCGTCCGTCGCGACCCGGCCTCCGCTCTTGAGCGCTGCCGCGACCGCCGTCGACCACAACGTGACGAGCGGCGCAAGCGTCAGGGCCAGCGTAAGAAAGAGGCCAAGGGCAAGCGCCGCGATGAGCAGCGTGCCGTCCAGCGACAGCGCTGATTCGCCGCCTGGCAGGCGCCGGCCGAGACGCTGCTCGACGACGGGCGCGAGGCCGCGCGTGAGGAGCGCGGTCGCAGCGAGGCCGAGCGCGGTCGCCGCTCCGCCGAGCAACAGCGCTTCGATCCCGAGCAGCCGCGCCAGCCTGGCGCGGCTCGCGCCCAGCGCCAAACGGATCGCGGTTTCGTGACGGCGCCGCGCCGACCGTACCAGCAGCAGGACGGCGACGTTCCCGCAGGCGATGAGAAACACCAGAGACGCTGACACCGCCACGGCCTTCAGCAGCGGGCGCATCTCCTCCGTGTAGCGGGCCTGGATCGGTGCGAGCGTCGCGCGCCAATGTTCTGGGAGGGCGGGAGTGGACGTGCGCACGAGCGCGGTGATGCGCTCCGCGACGGCCGTCGCGTCGACGCCGTCGCGAAGTGTCACGAGGTATGGGTGCGCTGGCGCGCGAAGCGGCCCCACGACGTCCGTCTAGATGTTGACGTGCCAGAAATCCGCCGGAAGGACGCCAACGACCGTGAGCGTTTCCGGCTCGTCCGGCCGATCGCTCACGTAGGCCTTCAGCGTACGGCCGACGACGTCCGGATCACCGCCGAAGTGGCTCGCCCAGAGGTGATGGCTGATCATCACGGCTGTTGGATCGCCCGGAGCGAAGTCCGCAGGCTCGAGCACGCGGCCTCGCTCGGCCCGGAGCCCCAGCCCCTGGATGAAGCCCGGGTCACCCACGTGCCGGGCGCCGCCTCCGCGTAGGCGCCTCCGAGCAGGTAGAACATATCGAGGTCCCACGCGATGCGCTGGTCGACCACATCGTCTAGGGCCGCCCACTCGGCCTCGGCCAGGTCCTCGGGCGGACTCATGCCGGGGATCGCGAGGACCACCGAATAGAGACGGGTGGCGTTCGGGTACGGGAGAGGGCGCATCAGGTAGGCGTTGACGACGCTGACGACCGTCAAGCAGAGGGCGAGCCCGGCACCCAGCGTGGCCGTGACGACGACCGTGAAGCCGCGGTTCCGCGTGATGGCGCGCCACGCGTCGCGCAGGTCACGGCGCAGGCTGTCGAGCCAAGGCAGCCCGCGTTGATCGCGCAGCGCCTCCATCGCCTGCGCGAGCCCGCCGGATCGGACTACCGCTGCTCGCTTGGCGTGCCCGGCTGCATTGGCTCGCCGGCCTTCGTCTTCTGCGGCCAGCTCGAGGTGGAGGCGCAGCTCCTCCTCGAGCTCGGCATCCCGGCGGCTCGGTCGAAGCGTTCCCCGGACACGGATCACCCACTCGCGAAGCCTGGCCATTGAGCTCTTCTCTCCTCGTGGGAGACGTGCCCCGGGCTTGCTGCAATTGCATAGCCGCGCAGCGGCCCGAGCGTGGTCAGGATCTGCAGCAGCACCAGGTCGAGCGTTCTTTGGGGGATGTCGGCCTTGACCTGCGCTCCGTACGGCACGCCAATGGAGTATCACGTATTTTATTAGTATGTCAAATGAAGTGCTCCGACTCCTGGGTAACACGCGTTCGGTGGCGGGCTCGATCAGCAGTCTCTGGAAATCATTACCATCGCCAATCCGGTCGTCCCACAAGCTCTTAGTGGAGCGGCATCTACACGCTCATATCGGTGGATGAGTGCGCGAAGTCTCTGACGAGACGGCGCCGCCGTTCTGCAGGATACAACACGGGTCGGCAGGCGCAGGTCGAGCGCACCATGACGCCCGGATCGTAGAAGCCCTTCCTCTCCAAAGCGTTAGCTGCCGAATCAGCGATCCGTACGGGTTCGCATATCGAAACGCACGAGCGCGTGAAGCTCCTTGTTGACTCACTGCCAGGACGGACGTTTACTGGGGCCACCGGATAGCAGACGAGGCGGCGTTCGCCGGAACGACGGGGGGCTTGCCACGCGTGCCCGCTGGGGCCTTTCGCCGGCCGCGATGCTGGCAAGGCGTCAGCGGGGAAGCCGTCCCCTCGACTCCCAACGCCAGGGGAGAAGTCAGGAGAAACGGAGGCACTCACGATGAAGAGCATTCGCGTCATCGCGCCGGTCGTCTTTGTATGCCTGCTGGCGGTTGTGCACGCCCAGTCGCACAAGGGTGGAATCAGCGGAACGGTGTTCGATACCACCGGTGCGGTCGTCGCGGCTGCGACGGTGGTGATCACGAACATCGGGACCGACGAATCGCTGGCGCTCACGACGACGTCGTCGGGCACGTTCTCCGCGCCGCTCCTTGATCCGGTGGAGTACCGGATTACCGTCGAGGCGCCGGGATTCAAGCCATCGGTCGTGCCCAAGGTGAAGGTGGACACGGCGACCACGGCCACCGTGAACGTGACGCTGCAGCTCGGCGAGCTGACGGCCGAAACGACCGTCGTCGCGGCGCCTCCGATCGTCCCGCGGGCGTCCGGCACGCCTGGCCAGACAATCACGGGGCGGCAGATCGTCGAGATGCCGCTGAACAACCGCAGCGTGCTCGACCTGGCCTGACGGTCGCCAACGTGACCGGCGCCACTGGCACGGAGGATCCGGAAATGGGATCGGAGATTCCCACGCCCGGCTTCAATCTGTTCGTCAACGGGGGACGCGCCGGCTCCACCGCGATCCTCGCGGACGGCGCGCGCAATACCGGCGTCGGGCTCGCCCGCGCGATCGTCACGTTCTCGCCCGACACCGTTCAAGAGTTCACCGTGCAGACCTCGAACTTCTCCGCCGAGTTCGGGCAGACCGGCGGCGGCGTCATCAACATGACCACGAAGTCGGGGACGAACCAGTACGAAGGACTGGCCTATTGGTACCACCGGAATCCGTCGCTCAACGCGTCGTCGTTCACCACCGCCACCGTCAACCGCCCCGGGGCCAACCGCCGGCAGCACCAGTTCGGCCTGACCTATGGGGGACCCGTGCGCCTGCCGCGTCCGATCCACTATGACGGGCGAAATCGCACGTTCTTGTTCGTCGCCGCCGAGCCCCGTTATTACTTCGACAGCCGGCCGGCCAATCTGCTTCTGCCCACCGAGGCGATGCGCCGGGGAGACTTCAGCAATCTCGTGGAGGTGCCGGGCGGCGTGACGACGCGCGACGTGGCCGAGCGTATGGGGCTGCAGTCGCAGCCGGTGACGCTCTACAACCAGTTCGAGTTCGTGGGCAATCAGTTGCGGCGGCGAACCCTGGCCGAGGGCGAGACGTTTCCCGAGCTCCCCAACAACATCATCCCGTCGGAGATGCTCGACCCGCTCAGCGTGGACCTGCTCAAGTACCTGCCACCCGACGGCGACTACTTCCTCGATACGGACGGCAATCTGCGCAATTACGCGACTACGAGCTTCATCAAGAACCTCGAGCAACGGTTCACGGTCCGCCTCGATCATCACGTGACCGACAGTAACCGCCTGACCGGTCGCTACACGCAGGTGCCGATCCGCGGCGATCGGGGGCGCGGGGACTTCGAGGTGGGGAGGGATGAGGTGAACACCGGCGGGACCGACTATAGCTGGGCGCGCCAGGCGCTCGTCACCGATACTCACATTCTCTCGCCGTCGCTCGTGAACGAGCTCCGCGTGAATTACACCTACGGCCGCTTTACGAGGAACTTCCCGCCGGGATTCGACGCGATGACAGGGCGGAACCTGTCGACCGAGCTGGGGTTACCGAGCCTCACGCCTGGTGGACTCCCCGAGTTCAGCACCGGAATGGGCAATATCGGCTGGAGCCAGTCGCAACAGAACGAGAATGCGGAGCACACCTACGGCATCGCCAACACGCTGTCGTGGGTCCGCGGCCGGCAGACGTGGAAGTTCGGCGTGGATCTCCTGCAGCAGCGGTTGAAGACGATTCCGATGTTCGGCGCATCCGGCGGGAGGTACGAGTTCGCGCGCAACACGCTGCTGACAAGCAGCACCGGCGCGGGCGGGGGCACCGGTGGCACGGGCTTCGCGCAGTACCTGCTCGGCGTCTACAACCAGGTCACACTGCGTGACGTGCTCATCCCGTACTACTATCAGTGGAACTCGGCCGCGGCGTTCGTGCAGAACGACTGGCAGATCCGCAGCAACCTGACCCTGAACCTCGGCCTGCGCTACAGCCTCCAACTGCCGCGTACGGAAAAGTTCGACCGGCAGGGAGCCTTCCGTCCCGACCTCGCCCGCGAGTTCCCGCTGCCCGAGGCCGTGACGCTGCCCACCGGAGAGGCGATCACGACCGCGCTCGTCCCGCCCTTCGCCTTCTCGGGCCGCGGCGGCCGGTCGCGCTACATCACGCCGATCGACTGGAA
This window encodes:
- a CDS encoding FtsX-like permease family protein codes for the protein MGPLRAPAHPYLVTLRDGVDATAVAERITALVRTSTPALPEHWRATLAPIQARYTEEMRPLLKAVAVSASLVFLIACGNVAVLLLVRSARRRHETAIRLALGASRARLARLLGIEALLLGGAATALGLAATALLTRGLAPVVEQRLGRRLPGGESALSLDGTLLIAALALGLFLTLALTLAPLVTLWSTAVAAALKSGGRVATDGRATRGLRSLLIVCEIAAALALLVGSALTIQSAVQMLYTDPGFRASGVLATSVSLRARAYPDSASRAEFYTRLLRRLGEHTSGGLVALSDAWPLQQVGPTRLERLGEPALAAEAGITRVSAGYFTALSIDFRDGGSFSTED